From the genome of Spartinivicinus poritis:
TTATTTTTTGGCTGCTCCCCAGGGTTTATGGGTGTGTATTGTGTGAAATAGTATTGAATATAATGAAATAATGTGGGTTTAGTTCTGTAAATGCATAAAGAAAGGTTGATAGATAATAAAATAACACATGTTATAGCTAATTGAATGATATCTTAGTTGGGGCTAATAGCCTTTCAATATTATTTGAAAAAGAATATTGAGCGCTATAAAAATAAATAATGATTACCTATAAGCCAGTATGCAACCTATCTATTGTTTATTAAGAAGACAGTCTAAGTCTGTTTACAGAAAATCAATACCAAATATTGACTAATAATGTGATGTTTTCTAGCTTTCTACGAAAGGCTAACAATTTATTTGCAATTTTAAACATACTACACATATTGAATCAGCTATAATATTATTTGCCAGTTTCGCTGGCATGGAGAAAGTACATCGTGATTAGGAATAGCAAATACCAGGAAACAAATAGCTTTAGCTATCCTCACCAGGGAGGGGCGTGTTGAGGTAAGGAAGGTATTTGGATATAGGCTATGTTGGGAAATGGGAGTGTATCTAGGTAATGGGAGTATTTGCTTGGATACTAAAGATAAAAGGGTGCTAGGGATAAATGTCCTATAACCGAGATAATGGTTAACGAATAGCCGGCAAAGTTATTATGACGTAAACCAGCGAATACTCTAATGATATATCGTTAGGTGTATTAGCTAAAAGTTGAGTTGAGCGGATACTACTCATGATGTACAAGCAAGGGATAGACCAATACTCTAAAAAAACTATTAAAGGGCCAAGACTAGTAATACCATGAACACGAAAAAACTTGTGAATTTATCAAATCAATATCCCCGTCTAACCGTGCGGACGCTGGCAACCCTAATGGCAATTGGTGAAAATGAAGGCTGTTCAGTTTCTGAGTTGTCTCAATTTATGGGTGTAAATGAGAAAAATGTCGCTACGACTATACGTCGTTTGGAGGAGGGTAGAGCTGGAAACCCAGGTGACAAATTGATCAGAGTAAAACAATACCCTGATGATAAACGATTTAAACTGATTTATCTCACAGCAAAAGCACGGAGAATCCTGCAAAAGTTATAGGATATAAGCAGTATAGGCTGCCGGGGGGAGGGGTTCCCCCCGGAAAGCCAGTAAACTGCATGGCAGGGTAGAAAAGCTGAGTCAGTTTTAAAAAAAACTGGCTATCTTTTTAAGTTTGCATAGATAAAATCCATCCATAACCTTATTAGGTAAGACCCGAGTGCTGTTTGCAAGCTCAGGATGCAAGGATTTTTGATTCCATTCAGTTAAGCCTGGCTGAATCTCAAGTGGGATACTAGTACTACTATGGGCTTGTAAGTTGTTAGCTGGAACTTGTAGCCTATTAATAGACAGCTGCAAAGGCTCTAATATAACTGCCTCACCAAATTTCTTTAGGATATGATTAACTATTGCTTCATTTTCTTCTGGAGAAAATGAACAAGTACTGTAGAGCATAATACCGCGAGGCTTCAAACTATATAGTGCCGAAAGCAGCAGTTTTTTTTGCTTTTTAGCGACTTCTTTAACTTTTTTAAGGCTCCAGTGGCTCCATGATTTGGGAGTGAGTTGGCTAAAGCGTGACTCGCTGGAGCAAGGTGCATCAAGTAAAACTCGATCAAAGCGTTCGGGACATTTCCCCCCTACGGTACGACCATCTGTTAGATACGTTTTCACCATAGAGGCGCCTTGCTGTTCTAAGTTGGCTTTAAGTTTGAAAAATCGGCTCTTAACGGGTTCAACTGCTGAGAGAGCACCCTGATTATTCATCATGCAGGCCATCTGAAGTGTTTTACCGCCAGGGGCTGCTGCCAAGTCTAAAACCGTTTCTCCTGGCTGGGGCGCTAATTCAATAGGTGCTAGCATGCTGGATAAGCTTTGAATATAAATTTCACCCTGATAAAAAGCGTTAGACTCAGTTAAAGCGCGACGTTGCTCATTTGGGATAGTAAAGGCTTGGTTAAACCAAGCTACAGGCTGCAAGTCAAAACCTTCATCTTGCAGTTGTTGTTTAACCTGTTCAGGGTCACTCTTAAGTGTGTTAATTCGAAAGCTGGTAGGCTTTATTTGATAAAAACTCTCCAGAACCGATGCTAATTGCTGTGGTGGAACAATTTGCTGGAGGCGTTTAATAAACGCTTCGGGTAGTGGCAAAAACGGCTCACTCATTGTAATAACTCAGCTGAATTTTCTGCGTATAGGGCGTTAGACCTGTAAACTGTACATTGTTGTGTCAGTGAGGACATCAATCAAGTGGTTTATAATAAATCTAACTTATGTCGTACAAGATATGGTGGCTTACCTGTTGGGCTCATCATAGTGCTGCTGGTTGGCCTGTTACTAAGTGGTGTAATATACCAGCTGGTGATGCATCAGCAGTTTCAGCAGTTAGCGGGGGTGGGTAAGAATCGATTAGTGCTGTATAACAGCAGTATTGAAGGTGTTTTATCAAAATACCGACATTTACCTTATATGGTTACTCAAGTGAGCCAGGTAAAACAGTTATTAAAATACCCGGCTAGTGAATCTTTGCAACGATGGGTGAATGATTACCTTTTTCGAGTAGAGCAGGCAGCAAATGCTGCAGCTGTATTCATTCTTAATGCTGATGGTCATACCATTGCCGCTAGTAATGCATACACTAAGGCTAGCTTTGTCGGCAATTATTATGGCTTTAGGCCTTACTTTAAAGCTGCACAACAAAATCTGCCGGGACAGTTCTTTGCTATTGGCGTCACTACTGGAAAACCAGGCTACTTTTATTCTTATCCCGTATTATCAGCAAAAGCTAAACTAATTGGAGTTGCTGTTGTTAAGGTAGACTTAGAGCCATTACAAGCTATCTGGCGGCAAGCTGAAGAATCAGTGATGGTAATCGATCATTACGGTGTTGTGGTATTGGCTTCTAACCCTGAATGGAAATATCGCAGTTTTAAAGCCCTTAGCCCAGAAGTAAAGCAAGAAATTGAGGAGGCTCAGTTATTTAGTAATGAGCAAATACAGCCGTTAGCCATTTCAACAATTAGTGAAACACAATTAGGTAGAAGGGTAAAAATTGCGGCGATTCCAGATGATTATTTACTTCAAACGATACAGTTACCAGACTTAAACTGGTCGTTAGTATTTCTTTCCAGCACAACAGCTGCAAAACAATATAGTCAGTTAACAACTGGTCTAGCGAGTTTGTTTGGGTTATTTGCTTTACTGACCGGTTTCGTAATAAGGCAACGTCGTCTGGCAACAGAATTGATGAAAAAAACACAGGATGAGCATTTAGCTAGTCAGCAAGCGATTTTACAAGAGGCAAATGCTAAACTGGAAGAAAGGGTATTAGAGCGAACTGAAAAATTGGAAGCAGCCCAGACAGAGCTAGTGCAAAAGAAAAAGCTAGCAGCCTTAGGTGAAATGTCTGCTGCAATAGCACATGAGTTTAATCAGCCACTTACAGCAATAAGAACCTATCTATCTAGCTGTCACTTATTACTAAAGCATCAGCGTATCATGGAGCTAACTGATAATTTAGTGCAAATAGAACAGCTGACAGGGCGAATGACAAATATTTCAAAACAACTTAAAACATTTGCTTATAGTCAGCCTTCTACTTTAGTTTCAATTGATCTAGTTAGTTTAGTTAACGATGTTTTAATGGTATTTAATCAACAGCCAGATCAGCCAACAGTTGATTTACAGCTAATGCCTGATATTCATCAGTTACCTGTTATAGGCGATAAAACCAGACTAGAGCAAGTGATAAGTAATTTGGTTAGTAATGCAGCAAGTGCAGTAAAAGAAAAACCGGATAAAAATATACAGTTAATACTAAAAGGACAAGATGAAAGCGCTATTTGTCAAGTAATTGATAATGGCCCAGGTATAGATGCTGATATAATTGAACATATTTTCGACCCGTTTTTCACTACAAAAGAAGTGGGGGTTGGTTTAGGCTTAGGATTATCAATTGCTTATAGCTTTATTAGAGATCTTGGTGGGACTTTGGCGGCTAGCAATAACCCAGAAGGAGGAGCATGTTTTACGGTGACATTACCCAGAGGGCCATGTGTAAAGTAAGCTAAAAAATCGTAGTGTGGATAGTAGCCTGTATCTTAAAGGGTGTAACCAACGCAATGGCCTGAGAATCATGATTAGATGGCTTTATATAATTCAAATAGTTGTTTTAATGGTGGCAGCTCCTCTTGTAATAAGTTGCCCTCTGCAAAAGTTGACTTATATTACAGAAGACTATCCTCCCCATAACTTTGTTGAAAATGGAGAACTACAAGGGGTAGCAGTTGATCTTTTGATTGAAGCGCTAAAGGCTATAAAATGTCCGATTGATAAAAGGAGAATTACGGTTTTACCTTGGACTCGTGGTTATAATATGGCTCTTAACAAACCCGGTATAGTATTGTTTGGGATGAGCCGTCTAAATGAGCGTGAACATTTATTCAAGTGGGCTGGTCCATATATAAAAGCAAGAGTTTCTCTAATTGCGAAGAAAAGTTCTAAGATAAAAATTCATAATATTAATGAGCTTAACAATTTCACTATTGGTGTTGTGAAGGATGATGCAGGAGAAAGACAAGTAAAATCAGTAGGGGTAAAACCTGTAAATTTAAAATATGGTAACAACCACCCTGAAACGCTAGCAAAAATGTTAGTTTTAGACCGGTTTGATCTGTGGGCATATGAAATCAATGTAGCTAACTGGATGTTTACTAAATCGGGTTATAATACTGATGATTTTGAAGTTGTATATTCATTTCAGTCAATACCTGCTTTTTATGCATTTAATAAAAATACTCCAGACTTTATTGTTAAAATGCTTCAGGATGGCATTGATAAAGTTTCTAGTAGCAAGACGAAGTCTGGTCATACTTTTATGGATAAAGTCTACGAAAAGTACGGCTTAAAATGAGGGCTAAGTACACTATAGCTATTCCCACCACTCTTAGTGTTGGGTTAAGATAAATCATTCGCGAATGACTTGTAGGCTTTGTTGACGTCGCTTTTCACCCTAATCTTATTGGGTACGTTTTATACAAAATATGGCCTTAGGCTAATACCAATATACAACAAAATAAGCCTTTAAGTGGTATTTTTCAGTATAATAAGACCAGCAAAT
Proteins encoded in this window:
- a CDS encoding RsmB/NOP family class I SAM-dependent RNA methyltransferase codes for the protein MSEPFLPLPEAFIKRLQQIVPPQQLASVLESFYQIKPTSFRINTLKSDPEQVKQQLQDEGFDLQPVAWFNQAFTIPNEQRRALTESNAFYQGEIYIQSLSSMLAPIELAPQPGETVLDLAAAPGGKTLQMACMMNNQGALSAVEPVKSRFFKLKANLEQQGASMVKTYLTDGRTVGGKCPERFDRVLLDAPCSSESRFSQLTPKSWSHWSLKKVKEVAKKQKKLLLSALYSLKPRGIMLYSTCSFSPEENEAIVNHILKKFGEAVILEPLQLSINRLQVPANNLQAHSSTSIPLEIQPGLTEWNQKSLHPELANSTRVLPNKVMDGFYLCKLKKIASFF
- a CDS encoding substrate-binding periplasmic protein — encoded protein: MIRWLYIIQIVVLMVAAPLVISCPLQKLTYITEDYPPHNFVENGELQGVAVDLLIEALKAIKCPIDKRRITVLPWTRGYNMALNKPGIVLFGMSRLNEREHLFKWAGPYIKARVSLIAKKSSKIKIHNINELNNFTIGVVKDDAGERQVKSVGVKPVNLKYGNNHPETLAKMLVLDRFDLWAYEINVANWMFTKSGYNTDDFEVVYSFQSIPAFYAFNKNTPDFIVKMLQDGIDKVSSSKTKSGHTFMDKVYEKYGLK
- a CDS encoding sensor histidine kinase, giving the protein MVYNKSNLCRTRYGGLPVGLIIVLLVGLLLSGVIYQLVMHQQFQQLAGVGKNRLVLYNSSIEGVLSKYRHLPYMVTQVSQVKQLLKYPASESLQRWVNDYLFRVEQAANAAAVFILNADGHTIAASNAYTKASFVGNYYGFRPYFKAAQQNLPGQFFAIGVTTGKPGYFYSYPVLSAKAKLIGVAVVKVDLEPLQAIWRQAEESVMVIDHYGVVVLASNPEWKYRSFKALSPEVKQEIEEAQLFSNEQIQPLAISTISETQLGRRVKIAAIPDDYLLQTIQLPDLNWSLVFLSSTTAAKQYSQLTTGLASLFGLFALLTGFVIRQRRLATELMKKTQDEHLASQQAILQEANAKLEERVLERTEKLEAAQTELVQKKKLAALGEMSAAIAHEFNQPLTAIRTYLSSCHLLLKHQRIMELTDNLVQIEQLTGRMTNISKQLKTFAYSQPSTLVSIDLVSLVNDVLMVFNQQPDQPTVDLQLMPDIHQLPVIGDKTRLEQVISNLVSNAASAVKEKPDKNIQLILKGQDESAICQVIDNGPGIDADIIEHIFDPFFTTKEVGVGLGLGLSIAYSFIRDLGGTLAASNNPEGGACFTVTLPRGPCVK
- a CDS encoding MarR family transcriptional regulator; this translates as MNTKKLVNLSNQYPRLTVRTLATLMAIGENEGCSVSELSQFMGVNEKNVATTIRRLEEGRAGNPGDKLIRVKQYPDDKRFKLIYLTAKARRILQKL